Genomic DNA from Taurinivorans muris:
GCGACATTAAAAGTATTTCTCACCTTTGTTTTAAGGCTGTTGGCTACACGGCGTTTCGCTTTGAGATTATCATTGCCGTGCAAGGTATATTCCACGGTCAATACGGCAAAAAGCATGTATTTTCCTTGTTATGAGCGGTAATCAGCGTTAAGGGAAACATAGTCATGAGTAAGATCGGAGGCTTTCAAACGGGCTTTTCCGTTTCCTTCTGCGAGATGTATCTGAATATCGATGTCTTTCTGGTCAAAAAGAGGACGGAAAGCAGCGTCGATATCCATATCGACAGGTTGTCCGTCTTTAAAAATTTCAATTCCGCAGAGGGTCAAGCTGAGTTTGTCAGGATTGAATGGCACTCCCGCACGTCCGGCTGCCGCCACAATACGTCCCCAATTCGGGTCTTTGCCGTATACGGCTGTTTTTACCAGCTGCGAATGTCCGACAGTGCGGGCGATTTTTTCTGCGTCGGCGTCTGTTTTTGCGCCTGTGACGTCAATATGCATAACCTTGCTTGCTCCCTCGCCGTCTTTCACAAGCAGATACGCCAATTCCTGAATTATTTCCGTAACAATGGCTTGCAATTCCTCTTTTTCCAAACTGACGCGGGACAGTCCGCTGGACAGGGCGAAAAGACTGTCATTGGTCGAGGTGTCCCCGTCGACACTGACTGTATTGAAACCCTGCCGCACAGCGTTTTTAATAGTTTCCGTCCAAGTTTCCTTATCGACCTGCACATCGGAAATAAGAACGCTGAGCATTGTCGCCATATTGGGGCAAATCATGCCTGCGCCTTTGGCTACGCCCGCAAAAATAACCTCTTTGCCGTTTTTTTCAATTTTCTTATAGGAAATTTTAGGGAAAGCGTCTGTCGTCATAATGCTTTTGGCATAATCTTCAAGGGTTGCTTCCCCAAGATTCGTTTTCAGTTCATAGCTTGCTTCTTCCCATTTTTCGAGGTTGATATGGGCGCCGATAATACCCGTCGAACCTGTGAGCACGGAACCTTTTGGCAAATCGAAGAGTTCTTCAATGATTGCTTGGCTTTTGAGGCATGTTTGCATGCCTTTTTCACCGGTGCAGGCGTTGGCTTGTCCGGAATTGATCACGATTGCCCGTATTTCTTCGCTTTCCGCCAAATTCTTTTGGGAACATAAAACAGGGGCGGCTTTAAAAAGGTTGGTTGTGAAGCAGCCTGCGGCTACTGTTTTTTGTTCGCATAAAACCAAGGATAAATCTTTTCTCGGCAAATTTTTTTCTCTGAAATCGGCATTGGCGACAGCAAGTGAAAATCCTTTAGGCAGTGTGTGCATTGCGGTGTCCTTGTATATCGGTGTATATCAGTTTGAGTTTTGCGAAAGTGTTGCTTTGGCAATTTTTTTGCTTTCTTCAACGGCAGGTTGGTCGTAAGGATTTATTCCTAAAAAATGGGCGGTCAAAATGGTTGTCATGCAAAGTTCCCACATGATTTTTCCAAAGGCTTGCTCGTCGGTTTTCGGAAAAACCATACTGCACAGGGGAATATGATGATTAATCATGGACTGTTTCGTTCCGTTCGCTTCCGCATCAAGAATTTCGGAAATATTTTTTTCCGCAAGCCATTTCCATTCTTCGGGAAGATTTTTTGAAATGGTGCAAAGAGCATTTTTTTCCATTGCGGAAGCGGTTAAAAAGAGTACGGCTTTATTGGGTTTGCTGTCCAGAAAAAGCTGTAAGATAGAGTGTTGGTCGACAGTTCCGAGAGCCGTGACAGGAGTTGAACCTTGTCCGTTTTTCCCTAAACTTTCAGACCAAAGCTGCCTGAACCAATTATTCAGGCTGCTCCATTTCGGTATGTAATTAAAAAAGATGAGTTCGCTATAACCGTTCGCCATGGTGCTGTATGCGAAATTCGCAAGCTCGAAAAGTCTGGGCAAAGGGTTTTGGCAATTTTCTTGATAGGAGGCGCATTCCGCAAAAAATTCGTTTTTCGCTTCCATCGCTCCTTGGATGAAGCGTTTGTAATCTATGCCCAAAAAAAGGGCGGGAACCAAGCCGACAGCGCAGAAAATGCTGAATCTGCCGCCGAGCAATGCGGGGACAGGCAATGATTTATAATTGTTATCCGTTGTTTCCCGGCGTAAAAATCCCTTTTCCTCATCGGTGATGATAAAGAAATTATTTTGCCATGTCGCAGGAAGCATTTTTTGAAAATATTGCTTGCAGATAAAATACTGGGAAATGGTTTCAAGGGTTGAACCTGATTTGCTGACAGTCAGGACGAGGGTTTTTTCCAAAGGCAGATTTTTCAGGCAGTCAGCCAAATGGCCGGCGTTTACATTGTCAATGACCCATAAATGTTTTTTCATTTGCGCGTCAGGGGTTAAAACATATTTGTCCTGAGGGCTGAAAGCTTGCTGCAGCGCATGGGGACCAAGGGCTGAACCGCCGATGCCGAGCAAGAGCAAATGGTCAAAACGGGCGAAATACTCTGTCAGGTTTTCCAGTTCCGCCAAAAGCTGCGGAATGAAATCAAGGGTGACAAAGGGCAGTTTTTCTTCCTGCAATTTTTCGATGCATTCCGTGATGGCGTGGATGGCAAGAGGGTCTTCGCAAGGATAGGCGAATTTTTCGGAATTATAAAATTTCATATCAGTCATAAAGGGATTTTTTTATTGAAGTTAATGCTTTTTTCAATGTTTCGTCGGAAACGGCATAGGAAATTCTTATGCAGTTCGGTAAACCGAACGCGTCACCGGGCATGACGGCGACTTTGGCTTCGTCCAAAAGATAGGAGCAAAGTTCTTGGGCATTTTTATATTTTTCACAAAAAAGTTCGCTCACATCGGGAAAAAGATAGAAAGCACCTTCCGGTTTCGGACAGAGGATATTTTTCCATGAACTGATTTCCGCATAGGCGAAGTCGCGGCGGCGTTTGAAAGCTTCTCTCATGGGGAGTATGCAGTCATAAGAAGAAGTCAGGGCTGTAACGCCTGCTTTTTGTGAAATAGAACAAATGCTGGATGTAATTTGTCCCTGCAGTTTTGTCATTTCCGTTATCAGTTCCTTATGGGCGAGAGCAAAACCGAGACGCCAGCCGGTCATGGCGAAGCTTTTGGAAAACGCGTTGAGAATTGCAATCTTATCCGGATATTGCTCCCAAAGTTTGCTTGCGCTCGATTGATATTTTTCATCATACACAAGCTGCTCGTAAACTTCGTCGGCGATGATGAATATATCTTTTTCCATCGCCCAGCGGATGATGGTATCCAGTTCTTTTTGCGAATAGCTTACGCCTGAGGGATTGCTCGGGCTGTTTAAAAGAAGGAGTTTTGTCTTGGGGGTAAGGCTGGCGTCCAGAGCGCCGAGAGAAATTCTGTAACCGTTTTCCGCGCTGGAAGGGACAAAAACAGGGTTGGCTCCAACAAGGGCTGCCATATCGGGATAACTTGTCCAGTACGGAACAGGAATAAGCACGTCGTCGCCTTCATTCAAAAGGCAAAGCAGAAGGTTGTAAAGGCATTGTTTGCCGCCGTTTCCTATGATGACATTCTCGTTTTTTGCGGAAACGCCATGGACTTTTTGGTAATATCCGCAAATACCGGCACGAATTTCCGGAATACCCGCAACGGCGGTGTAACGGGTGAAATGTTCATCAATGGCTTTTTTAGCCGCTTCTGCGATATGGGGCGGGGTGGGAAAATCAGGTTCGCCCACGGCAAGGGAAATGACATCGACGCCCCTGTTCTTCAATTCCAATGCTTTCGCATTGACCGCCAAGGTTGCGGAGGGTTTCACCCTTGATAATCTATTTGCTAACTTCATGGGAACTCTCTTCATTTTGTAATGCGTAAAGTTTATGCGTTGTGCGGTAAACTGTCAATACATAATCTTAACTTGGAATATCCATGCGGTCGTTTTTATAAATTTTATAGGCAAGTTTGCAGTAAAAAAAGATACAGATGATATTGACGCCTGACATGAATAAAAAGGAAAATTTCATTGACTGCAAAAAGGCGGGAATGGTTTCGGGGTTTACGGTTTGCTTGCCGAGGTAATGGGAAATAGCCAAGGAAACAATGATTTGGCTGCCTAAAATACCCATGCTTCTTGCCGTGGCGGTGAGGCTTGAAGCAACGGACATGTCTTTTGACGGAATGTCGCGCAGGGAAGAAACCGTGCAGGGCGAATGGAAAATAGCAATGCCGATGCCGGAAATGAAAAGTGTGGCGTAAATGTAATAAATGCTGGAATGCTGGTCTAGATAGGCGGTGCCGACCAAACTTGCCGTGCAGAGAATAAGCCCCGCGATAACAATATATTCAGGGTGTATTTTATCCGCCAGGCGCCCGGAAAAAGGAGCGATGCCGAATTGGGCGGCACTTTTGAAAAGCAGGAAAAACCCGGTCATCAACGGAGTGAAGTTTCTGACTTGCTGGAAATACATGGTCGAATAGTAGATAAAGGCGGTGGTTGCGCCGAAATTGACCATCATGGCGATAAGTCCCAAGGTGAAAGATTTTGCTTTGGTGAAAAGATCAATATTGATAATGGGATATTTGGTGTGTTTTTGCATATAGACAAAAAAGGCGAGCAGAACGAAGCCGAAAGGAACAAGCCAGATAAGGCTGAAATAAATGCTCATGAGTCCTGCGCCCAAGGAAATGGCGCCGGTGCCGAGTCCGAGCATGACAGCGCCTTTTGTGTCAAATTGTTCTCCGTCAAGGGTGCACCATTCAAGGCGCAATGCGTTTCTAAAAAGAATAAGTCCTAAGATATTGGGAATCAACAGAAAAAGGAATAAATACCGCCAAGTGAGGAATGTTGCGATAGCGCCGCCGATAATCGGACCCAAGGAAGCGCCGAGGTAGGAGGCTGAAGTCATAATTCCTAAAATTGAACCGCGTTTATATAAAGGGGTGATATTGACGGCGATGGCGGTGCTCGTGCTGATGAGAAGAGCTGTTCCGATGCCTTGGAATAACCGGAAAATGCTTAAAACGAAAAAGTTGGGGGAAAAGAAAAGCCCGATAAGGGTGATGAAGCAAATGATGAAGCCGAGGGTCAGCATTCTTCGCAGTCCGAAAAGGTCGCTGAGCCGTCCGCCTATGGCTCCGAAATATCCCTGGGAATAAGCGAAAAGCATGACGATAAGGGAAATTGTTGCGGCAGAGGTATTGAAATCCGAAGCGACAGACGGCAAAATCGTTGTCACCCCGCTGTACAGCAAGGGAGAAAAAAAGTTTGCAATCCATAAAGAAACATAAACCCAAAAGACTTTTTCGGGAGGGGCGCATTCTGCTGGCATGACAAATCCTCAATACTGGCTTTTTTATGAAATAAAACTGGAATACTATCGTTTTTATAGTATTCCAGTATAGGCGTTATTAGATTTTTGTCAAATTTCATAAGCAATATTCTTTGTTATGAAAATTCTTTTTTCATGCCTTTATTCCAATCTGTTATCCCAACATGGCGAGAGCGTCGTTCTGTTCGTTTTTGAAGCGGATTTTTGCGGCTTGCTGAACGGCGACGGTTGAGGACGAAAATTTATTTTTTCTGTTTTCGTAAATGTTTTTGATGAATAAGGCCTGTTGTTCCTGCGGTTCTGTTTTGGTTTGGGTTTGAGGCGGATTTTTCGTATCGGTTTCAAATCCTGCCATAAAAAGTTCGTTGCTTTTCTCTTCAAGTTCAGCCTGATTTGTTTTTTCCTGAGGCATGCTCGAGAGGGCTTGATCGATAATCCGCTTTGCTCCGGCTACTCCGTGTTGTACGGAAGTGCTGAATATGACTTCCTTGAGGGCGGGAGAAATGGTGCTGTTCCATTTTTTTCGCACGTAATCCAATACGGGTTCATAATGGCTTTCCACAATGAAATCATGCTCCAATTCTTTCATGCGTTCAGGGTTTTCGGCACATATTTTTTTCCAAGCGGCAGGCACGGCGCCTTGTTTGCCGCCGGTATTCGCGGCGCCGGCTTTTTTCAGCGTGTCAGCCCATTCCGGTTCGTTTTTTTGCAGAAACGTCAAAAAATTGTCAAATGTTCCCGCTTTGGAAGAAAGCTGGTATGTTCCGTAGGAAGTTCCGCCGTGTCTGTCGTATCCGATACTTTGGCTGCCTGTTTCCGCTGATTCGTATTTAATTGCCAGTTTACCTACGGAAAGTTCATCGGCAAATGTGTCGGAAAGCGTTTTCGATTGGGCTGTATCGGTGTGTTGAGGCGTTTTGGTTTGATTTTCCGCACGCTTCGCAAGGCGTGACAAAATTCCTAAGGAGTTGCTGTCCAAAGACATGGCTCGCAGCCCTTGCAGGGATATGCCCGTTTTTTTGTCCAAAGCTAGGGCGGAATGCTGTTCAAGCGCCATACCCCGTATTGCTTCCGTCTTGGTTTCAGGAGGGGCTTGCAGGGTGACTGTTCCGTTCGTATCGATTTTTGCCCCGCGTTCCGTAAGCGTGGGCGGAAGACCGGTATTGCCCTCTTGAAAAGCGGCTACGGCTTTAACAAGGTTTTGGGAACGAAGTTCGGAAGCAAAACCGGAAACCGTATCCATTAATGACTGTTGGGAAAAATTTTGTTTCACTTGTTGAATTGCGGACTGCGGATTGTCTTTGTTTTGCATTTTATTCAGCAAATATTCATTATATCCGCCGCCATGCAGGGGTTGTGATAAACTTAAACTATCGTATGCCATAGAAAACTCGCTTCCATATCAATTTTATCGGGATAATTGCAAGAAACATGCCTTTATTGTATTATATTGATATAATTTGTAAAAATATCAAATGTCAAAGGTTTGACATTTTTTTTGGAAATTATCTGGTTGCGAAAAAGGGAATTTACGGTTATAAGAATTGCTGTTTAATGAATTTTGATTATTTATAGCGGAGGCATCATGTTTGTATATCTGATCGGTGCTGGTCCGGGCGACCCCGGGCTTATCACCTGCAAGGGCTTGGATGCATTAAGCCGTGCCGATGTTGTTGTGTATGATTATTTGGCAAGTGATGTTTTATTGGATAATGTGCGCGCTGACGCTGAAAAGATATATGTTGGAAAAATAGCCGGCAACCATGCCATGAAGCAGGAAGACATCAACGCGCTGTTGGTGGAAAAAGCCAAAGAAGGTAAAATCGTCGCCCGTCTAAAAGGGGGGGACCCTTATATTTTCGGACGCGGAGGCGAAGAAGGAAGGGCTTTGTTTGATGCCGGCGTTCCGTTTTGCGAGATCCCCGGAATAAGCAGCACTATCGCCGGTCCTGCTTACGCGGGCATTCCCTTGACAGACAGGACAGCCGCTTCTTCCGTAACCATTATAACCGGGCATGAAGACCCTGCAAAGCCGGATTCCGTGCATAACTGGGAAGCTCTTGCAAAGGGTGCGTCAACCCTTGTTTTTGTAATGGGCATGAAAAATTTGCCTGATATTTCAAAAAATTTGATACATGCGGGAATGGACCCTCAAACTCCCGCGGCCCTTGTGCATTGGGGAACCATGCCTACGCAGAAATCGTTAAATTCAACGTTGGCGGATTTGCCTGACGCTGCCGTGCGTGAAGGATTTAAAAACCCTTCCGTCATTGTTGTCGGGAATGTTGTGTCTTTGCGTGACAAGCTCAATTGGAATGAAAAACGTCCTTTGTTCGGCAAAAGCGTTGTGGTGACCCGTTCACGGGAACAAGCCAGTGAAATGGTCACCATGCTCATGGCTTTAGGGGCGAACGTCATACAATATCCGACAATCAGCATTGAAAAAATGGAAGATTATTCGCTTTTGGATGCGGCTCTTGACAGGATAGCGGAATTTTCATGGATTATTTTCACCTCCGTTAACGGGGTACGGCATTTTGCACGGCGTTTGCGTGAAAAGGGCTTGGATAGCCGCGCGCTGGCTCATGCTAAAATCGCCGCCATTGGTCCGGTTACCCGGAAGGAAGTGGAAAAACTGGGAATAATTCCGGATTTTGTTCCTGAAACCTTTGTTGCCGAATCCGTGGCGGAGGGACTTTGCAAATTTGCGGTTCAAGATAAGGAAATCCTTATTCCCCGAGCTTTGGAATCCCGTGAAGTTTTGCCGGAAGTATTGGCGAATGCCGGCGCCAAGGTGACTGTCGTTCCGGTATACAGAACAGTCAAAGCTCATGCCCGTAAGGAAGAGCTTGTGCAGGCGCTTGAAGAGGACCGTATCGACTGTATCACGTTCGCTTCTTCTTCCACGGTACGGAATTTCATGGAAAGCATACCTCAAGACGTGCTGAAAAAAGCAGGCAGGGTGCGCTTTGCCTCCATTGGTCCGATTACGACAAAAACCTTGGAAGAATTTGGCTTTAAAGCGGATATAGAGCCTAAGGATTATACCATTCCCGCTTTGCTTGCCGACATTACCGTTTATTTTTCAAAGGAAACGGACATGCAGTCACCCTATTACCAATCGCTTTTGAAAATTGCGAAATAGGAAAAAATATGAGTTTGAAAATTGCTATTCTCGCTTCCGGCAGCGGTACGAACGCACAAGTGATTTTCGAGGCGGTTCGGCAGAAAAAGCTTGACGCTGAAATCTGTATTGTGCTTTCAAACAGACCGGATGCAAAAGTGCTTGAACGGGCTGAAAATTTCGGGCTGCCCCATTGTGCTGTCGACCACACGCTTTTTTCCAGC
This window encodes:
- a CDS encoding glucose-6-phosphate isomerase: MKFYNSEKFAYPCEDPLAIHAITECIEKLQEEKLPFVTLDFIPQLLAELENLTEYFARFDHLLLLGIGGSALGPHALQQAFSPQDKYVLTPDAQMKKHLWVIDNVNAGHLADCLKNLPLEKTLVLTVSKSGSTLETISQYFICKQYFQKMLPATWQNNFFIITDEEKGFLRRETTDNNYKSLPVPALLGGRFSIFCAVGLVPALFLGIDYKRFIQGAMEAKNEFFAECASYQENCQNPLPRLFELANFAYSTMANGYSELIFFNYIPKWSSLNNWFRQLWSESLGKNGQGSTPVTALGTVDQHSILQLFLDSKPNKAVLFLTASAMEKNALCTISKNLPEEWKWLAEKNISEILDAEANGTKQSMINHHIPLCSMVFPKTDEQAFGKIMWELCMTTILTAHFLGINPYDQPAVEESKKIAKATLSQNSN
- a CDS encoding MFS transporter, which produces MPAECAPPEKVFWVYVSLWIANFFSPLLYSGVTTILPSVASDFNTSAATISLIVMLFAYSQGYFGAIGGRLSDLFGLRRMLTLGFIICFITLIGLFFSPNFFVLSIFRLFQGIGTALLISTSTAIAVNITPLYKRGSILGIMTSASYLGASLGPIIGGAIATFLTWRYLFLFLLIPNILGLILFRNALRLEWCTLDGEQFDTKGAVMLGLGTGAISLGAGLMSIYFSLIWLVPFGFVLLAFFVYMQKHTKYPIINIDLFTKAKSFTLGLIAMMVNFGATTAFIYYSTMYFQQVRNFTPLMTGFFLLFKSAAQFGIAPFSGRLADKIHPEYIVIAGLILCTASLVGTAYLDQHSSIYYIYATLFISGIGIAIFHSPCTVSSLRDIPSKDMSVASSLTATARSMGILGSQIIVSLAISHYLGKQTVNPETIPAFLQSMKFSFLFMSGVNIICIFFYCKLAYKIYKNDRMDIPS
- a CDS encoding pyridoxal phosphate-dependent aminotransferase; amino-acid sequence: MKLANRLSRVKPSATLAVNAKALELKNRGVDVISLAVGEPDFPTPPHIAEAAKKAIDEHFTRYTAVAGIPEIRAGICGYYQKVHGVSAKNENVIIGNGGKQCLYNLLLCLLNEGDDVLIPVPYWTSYPDMAALVGANPVFVPSSAENGYRISLGALDASLTPKTKLLLLNSPSNPSGVSYSQKELDTIIRWAMEKDIFIIADEVYEQLVYDEKYQSSASKLWEQYPDKIAILNAFSKSFAMTGWRLGFALAHKELITEMTKLQGQITSSICSISQKAGVTALTSSYDCILPMREAFKRRRDFAYAEISSWKNILCPKPEGAFYLFPDVSELFCEKYKNAQELCSYLLDEAKVAVMPGDAFGLPNCIRISYAVSDETLKKALTSIKKSLYD
- the cobA gene encoding uroporphyrinogen-III C-methyltransferase codes for the protein MFVYLIGAGPGDPGLITCKGLDALSRADVVVYDYLASDVLLDNVRADAEKIYVGKIAGNHAMKQEDINALLVEKAKEGKIVARLKGGDPYIFGRGGEEGRALFDAGVPFCEIPGISSTIAGPAYAGIPLTDRTAASSVTIITGHEDPAKPDSVHNWEALAKGASTLVFVMGMKNLPDISKNLIHAGMDPQTPAALVHWGTMPTQKSLNSTLADLPDAAVREGFKNPSVIVVGNVVSLRDKLNWNEKRPLFGKSVVVTRSREQASEMVTMLMALGANVIQYPTISIEKMEDYSLLDAALDRIAEFSWIIFTSVNGVRHFARRLREKGLDSRALAHAKIAAIGPVTRKEVEKLGIIPDFVPETFVAESVAEGLCKFAVQDKEILIPRALESREVLPEVLANAGAKVTVVPVYRTVKAHARKEELVQALEEDRIDCITFASSSTVRNFMESIPQDVLKKAGRVRFASIGPITTKTLEEFGFKADIEPKDYTIPALLADITVYFSKETDMQSPYYQSLLKIAK
- the argJ gene encoding bifunctional glutamate N-acetyltransferase/amino-acid acetyltransferase ArgJ, which codes for MHTLPKGFSLAVANADFREKNLPRKDLSLVLCEQKTVAAGCFTTNLFKAAPVLCSQKNLAESEEIRAIVINSGQANACTGEKGMQTCLKSQAIIEELFDLPKGSVLTGSTGIIGAHINLEKWEEASYELKTNLGEATLEDYAKSIMTTDAFPKISYKKIEKNGKEVIFAGVAKGAGMICPNMATMLSVLISDVQVDKETWTETIKNAVRQGFNTVSVDGDTSTNDSLFALSSGLSRVSLEKEELQAIVTEIIQELAYLLVKDGEGASKVMHIDVTGAKTDADAEKIARTVGHSQLVKTAVYGKDPNWGRIVAAAGRAGVPFNPDKLSLTLCGIEIFKDGQPVDMDIDAAFRPLFDQKDIDIQIHLAEGNGKARLKASDLTHDYVSLNADYRS